The Mycosarcoma maydis chromosome 13, whole genome shotgun sequence region TGGCGTTGACACATGTACCATTGCAACTCGATGCAGTACTTGTTTATTTCGCCGTTGAGAGCAGCATTGCGACTGTTCTTGCAAAGAGCAACAACCTACACTTCATGGCTAAAGGCGCGGCTTGGGCATGAAATCTGCATTGAATCAACACCTGTACTGACCCTTGACTCCTTGATTGCTTCTATCCTCTTAGGTCCGAAATGCTTCGACACAGGCTggcgccaacgcctcgcAGTCGTTCGTGACTTCGCGATCGTCTGCCatcgccgccaccgccgtcGCTGCCGGTTCGGTGGCATGGTACAACCACCTGTACGGCACTCTCCCCTTCTTGGACACTGCCAGCGCCAACATGGCGGACGAAGGTCTTCACCCACCCAAGTACCCCTGGTCGCACTCGGGTGTATTTGAGACGTTCGACCACGCTTCCATTCGACGTGGATACCAGGTTTACCGTGAGGTATGCTCCTCGTGCCATTCACTCGACCGCATTGCTTGGCGTAACCTGGTTGGTCAGTCGCACACGGTTGACGAGGCCAAGGCTATGGCTGAGGAGGTCGAGTACGAGGACGGTCCCGATGACGAAGGCGCAATGTTCCAGCGTCCCGGTAAGCTTGCCGACTACATGCCCCGACCTTATGCCAACGACGAAGCTGCCCGGGCTGCCAACGCTGGTGCTCTTCCCCCTGATCTCAGCTTGATGGTCAAGGCACGTCACGGCGGTGCCGATTACATCTTTGCGCTGCTTACCGGTTACACGGACCCCCCGGCAGGTGTCAAGGTTCAGGATGGCCTGAACTACAACTCGTACTTCCCCGGAACGCAGATTGCCATGGCGCGTGTGCTCTACGACGGTCTTGTCGACTACGAGGACGGCACCCCAGCAACCACTTCGCAGATGGCCAAGGACGTGGTTACGTTCTTGCACTTCTGTGCGGAGCCAGAGCACGACacgaggaagaagatggGCATGCAGgccgtcatcatcctgAGCTCCTTGACCGCTTTGTCCATCTGGGTCAAGAGGTTCAAGTGGGCCGGTGTCAAGAACCGAAAGCTTGTGTACAATCCTCCGACCTCGACTCACTAAGCGCTACACTTTTGCGGACCGGCTAGCTAGCTCGATGTGCTTGTTGTTCGTgtttgcttcttgctcaTATACTCTTTTATTTCCTGTCATGATTTTTGTTTGGAGGATTTGCGAAATGGTTGTGAGGCTGCAAAAAGCAAAGAGCGGATTGCGTGACGGTACCTTTCTTTCGTGCAAAACAGATGCCCTGACACAACACTCAACCTGCACAGTCTGATACGGCACAATCCAAGCCAAAAGAGATGTAAAAAAGACCGCCAAGACTTGTAGATCATTGCATCATGTTGGTACAAGAGAAGAGTACAAGTGGGAAGAGTCGAGTCTTTTTTTAGGGTGTGGGAGAGCTACACCGGAGTCATTCGCGCGAGCGATCGAAAGCGACTTGGACCACGCAAGGGGTGTGCGAGATGGAGCCGGATTTttggagagagagagtcaAGTTGTAGCGAGGGGGAAGGGGGAAGGGGGAAGGATGCGCGACGTTTAGTCGAAGAGACCGAAGCCCATGTCGTCATCGGActcttccttctcctcctccttcttctcctcctccttggcGGCACCCGCGGCGGCAGgcgcagcaccaccagccgcagcagcagcaggcgcagcgcCACCAGCCGGAACCGAAGCGAGCTTCTCCTGACCCTCGGCAATAAGAGTGTTGATGTCCTTGCCGTTAAGCTCCTCAatgagcttgtcgagacgCTCCGACTCGGCCTCGATACCAACCGTCTCGAGCAGAGCCTTGATGTCGGCAGCCGACGGCGACTCCTTACCACCGAGGGTGAGCAAAAGGTAGGCGGCGATGTGCTTCATTTTCGTTCGAAACTAGAAATAGTTGGGGGTTTGGTGTTGAAACAAAGGGTTGAAAGTGCCGGCCGCAAATCCGCTAAGGGCTTTGATCCAAGATAGGAAGACTTGTGGACTGTATTGGTGCAAACCGGCGAATTTTCCCCAAAATCAACGACCAAGAATGGTAAGTGACTGATGCCCATTTATCGGAGCCAACTGTAGTTCGGAGAGATGAGAGCAGCGATGACAAGGAGCGCACAAACCACCGACCAGCTtggttgcggttgcggttgcaATACGCTCGCAGCTTCCATTTCCGATTCCGAGACTGTGCTCCTTTAATGTTCGCGGCGGGCAACCACTTTTGAGAGCCGTTCAAGTCTGTCCAAGGTCCACACCGCATACACACCGCATAGCCCTCTCCAGTCGAATGCGTTCAGGCATGCTGTACGAAGCTTGTGCCATCACGACCGATCTGCTACGCAACATCTACGCTGTAGCTGCTCTTCTAACTTTGCTCTCCAAATGTCGGACGAAGCTTCATCTGTTGCTTGCTATCGCTTTCGATGTCGTACCTATGTCTCCGCAATCATGCTATCATGCTGTCGTACCATCGTGCCATCGTGCTCCTGTCATCGCTGCTATGAGCCTCAATCATGGCCGGGTAGCTACTTACCTAGGTACTTTGAGAAAAGTGTCGTGGAGGTAAAAGGTGAGAGTAAGTTCAAGATGCTCAACTTGACGTTTGAcctgcgctcgctgctcgctgctcgctgctcgctgctcgctgctcgctgcttgccGGATCCCTGTTCCGCCACAGCTCAGAGAGCCCGAGAACTGCTCTTCAGGCACAAAAAATTCGCAGCGCGCGTCCAACTTCGCCGTTGGCTGGAAAATTGTACTCGTTCTCGGTTCCGAATTCTCAGAATAGCACACGTTCAAAGATGAAACAACATGGAAAACTGTTCAAAGTTGGAGCGTGGGAATTTTCACCTAAATCGCTGCGAAACTTCCAAGTGAACTGGAAACTATAAGGCAGCATAGCGCGATGGCTGGTTTTGGCTGGCGCATTTTTGCATTATTGAGCAACTCGTGATGCGACTTGGGCGTGAGTCTGCAAGGCCTTGGCCATGCTGCTTCTTAATGGCAGTCCCACTTTTGGCAGAGACAGAGGCGTGTTCGAGTGGGTGCAAGACCTGACAGCCCTGGCGGCGGCTGGGGAAAGAGGGATCGAGACAACTTACTGCCTTGTGTGGCTGCGAAATCGAAGCGTGAGTCGAGTGCGTGTCTGTTGCCTTGCAATACGAGCGTGACGAGCGTTGCGAGTGAGTGTGCGTCTGAGGGATGTccaagctgagcttgcCGTCAACCAACCTTCTCTCTCCTCACCATCAAGATTGCCCAACATGTAAGTAATGACCTGTTGCTCTTAGCATGCATGCTTCTAgattcgattcgattcgattcgacGTCGACACACTACACTGTCATCTACAACATCCAGCGACCGTTCATGGACACCCAACATACTCAAAGCGCAGATATATACAGTCCCTAGGTCGTCGTCATACCTCCGAGTTTAGCCCACGACAGTCACACAGCCCACACGATCGTACACCAGCATCAGAACATCCGTACAGGTCTGCTATTGCGATGATGCATGCTCGCAGGATAGAAGATGCAAAAGAGTCGGCTACATGGCGCGCAGAATCGCAATCGATATGGTCAACCCGAGCAGCAGTCTAGACATGATCGACATGTGCCTTGCATCGTCTACTGCAATGTAGCGTGATTATCTGGGTGGATTCGTACGCTCTCGTTCCGAACGCAACTTGAAAACATGTACCATTGCAACTACTGCCGACTAACCGACAAACCCAACGAATGACCTCAGTCTCGGAACCGTAGTTACATAGAAGCATGTCTTTACTGCCTCTCCTTCTGCCCTGTGGCGTTAAGCAGTCAAGCTGACCATGTA contains the following coding sequences:
- a CDS encoding ribosomal protein P2, which produces MKHIAAYLLLTLGGKESPSAADIKALLETVGIEAESERLDKLIEELNGKDINTLIAEGQEKLASVPAGGAAPAAAAAGGAAPAAAGAAKEEEKKEEEKEESDDDMGFGLFD
- a CDS encoding putative ubiquinol--cytochrome-c reductase catalytic subunit CYT1, whose translation is MANLFNSARTAFRAAVNGSAASVRNASTQAGANASQSFVTSRSSAIAATAVAAGSVAWYNHLYGTLPFLDTASANMADEGLHPPKYPWSHSGVFETFDHASIRRGYQVYREVCSSCHSLDRIAWRNLVGQSHTVDEAKAMAEEVEYEDGPDDEGAMFQRPGKLADYMPRPYANDEAARAANAGALPPDLSLMVKARHGGADYIFALLTGYTDPPAGVKVQDGLNYNSYFPGTQIAMARVLYDGLVDYEDGTPATTSQMAKDVVTFLHFCAEPEHDTRKKMGMQAVIILSSLTALSIWVKRFKWAGVKNRKLVYNPPTSTH